CTATTATCTCTCGAGTTACAAGGATTGCTACATGCTTTGCCGGGTAAGCGCTTTACGGTAGCTCGTCCATTAAATTGACTAGAAGGTATAGCCCACTTTGTTACATTAAGCTAAAATTTAATTAAATTTAGCCTTGATATTATTATTTCATCATTTAGGTGGTAAAGTTAAAAAGCAGTGTTTAATCAGTAGGGGTCTGCCTTAATTTCTATACGGTTATGTTTAAAGTTGTTACGTTATATAAGTTTATTTCCTTAACCAATCTTACTATTTTACAGCAACAGTTACAAACCATATGTCGGTCCCTAACGGGGACACTGCTCATTGCTCCGGAAGGCATTAATGGTACGATTGCTGGCCTGCCAACTGCATTAGAGCAGGCAATGGCACAAATACAAACTATACCATTCTTTCAAGATCTCTTTTATCAATATTCTGAAGCAACGGTTAAACCATTTTGTCGTTTAAAAGTTAGGATCAAGAAAGAAATTATCACTATGACCAAAGCCGCAGCTGCACAGCCCATGCAGTTACGGGGATGTCATGTCTCAGCCAAAGATTGGAATGCCCTATTAGATGAAGCAGCGCTTATAGTTGACGTGCGCAATCATTACGAACATCGAATAGGTAGTTTTACAGCTGCTTTAAATCCCAATACTACCTATTTTAGTGAATTTCCAGCCTTTGTGGACCGGCATTTAACAGCATATAAGCAGAAACCCATTGCCCTTTTTTGTACAGGAGGTATTCGATGTGAAAAAGCTTCTGCTTATATGTGTATGGTTGGTTTTCAGGAAGTTTATCAATTGAGCGGTGGTATTTTACAATACATAGCCCATATTCCAGAAAGTGAAACAAAGTGGGAAGGGGCGTGCTTTGTATTTGATAGAAGGGTAGCGTTGAAGCAGGGGTTAGCAGAGAGTGATACGCTTCTTTGTTATGGTTGCCGGATGCCTTTAGCGGCAGCTGATTTAGATGAGCAGTATCAGCCTGGAAAGCAATGTAAATATTGCTCAAACAAAGCTACTGCCTAATGCCTGGCAGGGTAAATCAATCTTATATAAAACAACGCTGTAATGAGAGCTTATTTGTTTCCTGGTCAGGGTAGCCAGCATGTAGGAATGGGGAAAGCATTGTACGATTATAGTAGCCGAGCACGTCGTATGTTTGACAAAGCCGATCAGCTTTTAGATTTAGAACTTAGCCAACTCATGCTAGAAGGTTCTGCTCAAGATTTACAAAAAACTACCATTGCCCAGCCAGCTATTTTTGTCCATTCTATTGTTACGGTTTCTGTAATGGATTCTTTTCATCCAGCAGCAGTTGCTGGTCATTCTTTGGGGGAAATAGCTGCTTTAGTAGCCAGTCGTGTGCTCACTTTTGAAGACGGCTTGCGGTTGGTAATGGTGCGCGCTGAGGCTATGCAAAAAGCTTGTCAGCTTGAACCTGGTAAAATGGTTGCAGTATTGGGCTTAACAGATAAGATAGTGGAAGAAATCTGTGCAGCTGTTACGCAAGAGGTAGTTGTGCCTGCTAATTATAATTGCCCTGGTCAAATAATTATTTCTGGTAATGAGTCAGGTATAAACCTAGTGATGGCTAGCCTGAAAGAGGCAGGAGGGAAGCTTATACCGTTACAAGTAGGAGGAGGATTCCATTCCCCTCTTATGCAAAGTGCCCAACAAGCGCTTGCCTCTATGCTTTCATCTGTAGATTTCTCTAAAGGGATTTGCCCCATTTATCAAAATGCTACAGGGCTACCTGTTACCGATCCTGAAAAGATTAAGCAACATTTGTTGCAGCAGCTTACGGCACCTGTTTATTGGACTGCTACCATTCAGCAGATGGTAAAAGATGGAATGACGGTTTTTGTTGAATGTGGACCAGGCAATGTATTACAGGGATTGGTTCGTAAAATAGCCCCTTCCATGGCTGTTTTGCATAGTATGCCCAATGCTGTCTAGCCTTTTAGGTAAACATGCCTCCATCTACCTGTATTATTTGACCTGTAAGGTAACTTGAAGCGTCAGAAGCTAAAAAGAGCGCACAATTGGCTACCTCTTCTGGAAGACCTAATCGATTAAGTGGAATTTTGGATTTGTATATTTCTATTTGACTTTCTGTAAGATGTTCTGTCATAGCCGTTTGAATGAAGCCAGGCGCTATAGCATTGGCCCGTATATTTCGGCTCCCTAGTTCTAAAGCGAGGGATTTGGTCAAGCCAATTATGCCTGCCTTGGCGGCAGCATAATTGGCTTGACCAGCATTGCCATGTATACCTACTACGGAAGAAATGTTGATAATAGATCCACTGCGCTGTTTGAGAAAAGTTTTTGTTGTAGCCTTAACCGTATTAAAGATAGATTTAAGGTTAACATTTAATACCGTATCCCAATCTGTCTCTGTCATACGTAACAATAAGTTATCTCTTGTTATGCCTGCATTGTTGATTAATACATCTAGTCCACCAAATGTTTCTATAATACTATCTACTATTTGGGTAGTAGTAGCAAAATCAGAAACATCCAAATGAAACCCCTTGCTTTTTACGCCAAATGAACGTAATTTTTGCTCCAATTCTTCTACTTCTGCTGATCTTGAGCGAAAATAGGTAAAAGCAATCTGTCCACCTGCTTCTGCTAATTTAAGTGCAATAGACTTACCTATACCCCTA
Above is a window of Candidatus Cardinium hertigii DNA encoding:
- the fabD gene encoding ACP S-malonyltransferase, which encodes MRAYLFPGQGSQHVGMGKALYDYSSRARRMFDKADQLLDLELSQLMLEGSAQDLQKTTIAQPAIFVHSIVTVSVMDSFHPAAVAGHSLGEIAALVASRVLTFEDGLRLVMVRAEAMQKACQLEPGKMVAVLGLTDKIVEEICAAVTQEVVVPANYNCPGQIIISGNESGINLVMASLKEAGGKLIPLQVGGGFHSPLMQSAQQALASMLSSVDFSKGICPIYQNATGLPVTDPEKIKQHLLQQLTAPVYWTATIQQMVKDGMTVFVECGPGNVLQGLVRKIAPSMAVLHSMPNAV
- a CDS encoding rhodanese-related sulfurtransferase, which gives rise to MFKVVTLYKFISLTNLTILQQQLQTICRSLTGTLLIAPEGINGTIAGLPTALEQAMAQIQTIPFFQDLFYQYSEATVKPFCRLKVRIKKEIITMTKAAAAQPMQLRGCHVSAKDWNALLDEAALIVDVRNHYEHRIGSFTAALNPNTTYFSEFPAFVDRHLTAYKQKPIALFCTGGIRCEKASAYMCMVGFQEVYQLSGGILQYIAHIPESETKWEGACFVFDRRVALKQGLAESDTLLCYGCRMPLAAADLDEQYQPGKQCKYCSNKATA
- the fabG gene encoding 3-oxoacyl-[acyl-carrier-protein] reductase, whose product is MHLNGKIILITGGTRGIGKSIALKLAEAGGQIAFTYFRSRSAEVEELEQKLRSFGVKSKGFHLDVSDFATTTQIVDSIIETFGGLDVLINNAGITRDNLLLRMTETDWDTVLNVNLKSIFNTVKATTKTFLKQRSGSIINISSVVGIHGNAGQANYAAAKAGIIGLTKSLALELGSRNIRANAIAPGFIQTAMTEHLTESQIEIYKSKIPLNRLGLPEEVANCALFLASDASSYLTGQIIQVDGGMFT